From one Vanacampus margaritifer isolate UIUO_Vmar chromosome 12, RoL_Vmar_1.0, whole genome shotgun sequence genomic stretch:
- the sptlc3 gene encoding serine palmitoyltransferase 3: MVQGGVWHDRPLMETLTHPDQNGLKCKEMHICHNTTQKGSELLDSSRQHRLKSSEYVPMLLAIPLFLRSCIVILFGYLKDFLVTVGLGKQTCTQRKKEQRKRVQGPEVTFGQHKHEVFEKAPMHVAVMTYVGFGIVTLFGYFRDFLRAVGLEKRNLAQEREEQKDFVPLYQDFENFYTRNLYMRVRDNWNRPLCSMPGPVFDLMERVSDDYNWTFRLTGRTIHNVINMGSYNYLGFAENNADYLETVADKARQYGVGVCSTRQETGTLDIHVKLEYLVARFLGVESSMVFGMGFATNSMNIPALVGKGCLILSDELNHTSLILGARLSGATIKVFKHNDMAHLEKELRDSICSGQPRTHRPWRKILIVVEGIYSMEGSVVRLPELIALKTKYKACLYLDEAHSIGAVGPGGRGVTELFGVNPADVDVMMGTFTKSFGAGGGYIAGKKELVDYLRSRSHGAMYTSGMSPPIAEQIIRAMKCITGQDGSTVGIRRIRQLAQNTRYFRAKVKKLGFIIYGNDSSPVVPILLYMPGKVVAFAREMLKRKIAVVVVGFPATPIAEARARFCMSAAHTREMLDEVLHHMDEVGDALGLKFSRRKYCSSSDLCNANDFEPDS; the protein is encoded by the exons ATGGTGCAGGGGGGAGTATGGCACGACCGGCCCCTTATGGAAACCTTAACCCACCCGGACCAAAACGGACTAAAATGCAAGGAGATGCACATCTGCCACAACACCACACAG AAGGGGTCGGAGCTGCTTGATTCCTCCAGGCAGCACAGACTGAAGTCCTCTGAATATGTGCCCATGCTGTTGGCTATCCCGTTATTCCTGCGCTCGTGTATTGTCATCCTGTTTGGCTACCTGAAAGACTTCCTCGTTACAGTTGGCTTAGGGAAGCAGACTTGCACCCAGCGAAAAAAAGAACAGAGG AAACGTGTCCAGGGTCCAGAGGTCACCTTTGGGCAGCACAAACATGAAGTCTTTGAAAAAGCGCCCATGCACGTGGCTGTCATGACATACGTGGGCTTTGGCATCGTCACCCTCTTTGGGTACTTCAGAGACTTCCTCAGAGCGGTGGGCTTAGAAAAGCGAAATCTCGCACAGGAACGAGAGGAACAGAAG GATTTTGTACCACTTTACCAAGACTTTGAGAACTTCTACACTCGAAACTTGTACATGAGAGTACGAGACAACTGGAACCGGCCGCTGTGCAGCATGCCAGGGCCCGTCTTTGACCTGATGGAGAGAGTTTCTGATGACTACAACTGGACATTTAG ATTAACTGGCAGGACAATACACAATGTTATCAACATGGGCTCCTACAACTACCTCGGTTTTGCAGAGAACAATGCCGATTACCTTGAAACGGTGGCAGACAAAGCGCGCCAGTATGGAGTCGGCGTTTGTAGCACACGGCAGGAAACGG GTACCCTGGACATTCACGTAAAGCTTGAATATCTCGTGGCCCGTTTCCTGGGAGTGGAGTCCTCCATGGTGTTTGGGATGGGCTTTGCCACCAACTCCATGAACATCCCTGCACTTGTTGGCAAG GGCTGTTTGATCCTGAGTGATGAGCTCAACCACACTTCTCTCATCTTAGGAGCTCGATTGTCGGGAGCAACCATCAAGGTTTTCAAACACAATG ACATGGCCCATTTAGAGAAGGAGTTAAGAGACTCAATCTGCTCGGGGCAGCCTCGAACCCACAGGCCCTGGAGAAAAATCCTGATTGTGGTGGAAGGCATCTACAG CATGGAGGGCTCAGTGGTACGACTCCCCGAATTGATCGCTCTGAAGACGAAATATAAGGCATGTCTATACCTGGATGAGGCCCACAGCATCGGCGCAGTGGGGCCGGGAGGGAGGGGCGTGACGGAGCTGTTCGGGGTGAACCCGGCAGACGTGGACGTGATGATGGGCACCTTCACCAAGAGCTTTGGGGCTGGTGGAGGCTATATTGCAGGCAAAAAG GAGTTGGTCGATTACCTGCGTAGCCGGTCCCACGGTGCCATGTACACCTCAGGCATGTCTCCTCCTATCGCCGAGCAGATTATACGAGCCATGAAGTGCATCACAGGACAAGATGGCAGCACAGTGG gaaTCCGACGCATCCGACAATTGGCTCAGAACACCAGATACTTCCGGGCCAAGGTAAAGAAACTGGGCTTCATCATCTACGGCAACGACTCCTCCCCCGTGGTCCCTATCCTGCTCTACATGCCGGGCAAAGTGGT AGCTTTTGCTCGAGAAATGCTTAAGAGGAAAATTGCTGTAGTCGTGGTCGGCTTTCCCGCTACGCCGATAGCCGAAGCCCGCGCTCGCTTCTGCATGTCTGCGGCCCACACCAGAGAGATGCTGGACGAG GTGCTGCACCACATGGACGAGGTGGGAGACGCTCTGGGTCTGAAGTTCTCACGAAGGAAATATTGCTCCAGTTCTGACCTCTGTAATGCGAATGACTTTGAGCCGGACAGCTAA